A stretch of Ectothiorhodospiraceae bacterium BW-2 DNA encodes these proteins:
- a CDS encoding DNA-directed RNA polymerase subunit omega, with translation MARVTVEDCLKYVDNRFQLVLVAARRARQLSNGADTDLPWENDKATVMALREIAANKIDAASYSAPPRRRTFADPTG, from the coding sequence ATGGCGCGGGTTACCGTGGAGGATTGTTTAAAGTATGTCGATAACCGTTTTCAATTGGTGCTGGTCGCGGCCAGACGCGCTCGCCAATTGAGCAATGGTGCCGATACCGATCTGCCGTGGGAGAACGACAAGGCGACGGTAATGGCGCTGCGGGAGATAGCCGCTAACAAAATTGACGCCGCCAGCTATAGTGCCCCGCCACGGCGCAGAACCTTTGCCGATCCCACCGGATAG
- a CDS encoding DUF2892 domain-containing protein: MKMNVGGIDRGVRIVAGAALIGWALMGGPIWAWIGVVPLATGAIGFCALYPLLGINTCQIKEQ; the protein is encoded by the coding sequence ATGAAGATGAATGTTGGTGGGATTGATCGGGGAGTACGGATTGTGGCGGGTGCCGCGCTTATCGGCTGGGCGCTGATGGGTGGGCCGATTTGGGCCTGGATTGGGGTGGTGCCGCTAGCGACCGGAGCGATCGGCTTTTGTGCCCTTTATCCACTCCTAGGGATCAATACCTGTCAGATCAAGGAGCAGTAA
- the leuC gene encoding 3-isopropylmalate dehydratase large subunit, with translation MQAKTLYDKLWDDHLVRTEADGTSLLYIDRHLVHEVTSPQAFEGLRLAGRRPWRTESVLAVPDHNVPTTDRSLGVSDPIAKLQLDTLERNCREFGITRFAMEDIRQGIVHVIGPEQGATLPGMSVVCGDSHTSTHGAFGALAHGIGTSEVEHVLATQCLVQRKMKNMRIRVDGPVPEGVGAKDIVLAIIGVTGTAGGTGYAIEFAGRAIEELSIEGRMTLCNMAIEAGARAGMVAVDEKSIDYFRDRPYAPKGALWDRAVTAWRQLHSDEGAVFDRELVIDATALKPQLTWGTSPEMVVAIDQTVPDPTAEADSVRAEGMRRALAYMGLTAGTPMRDIAVDRVFIGSCTNSRIEDLREAAAVAKGYQVAASVKQALVVPGSGLVKQQAEAEGLDRVFIEAGFQWREPGCSMCLAMNADRLEPGERCASTSNRNFEGRQGQGGRTHLVSPAMAAAAAIRGHFIDFREITHG, from the coding sequence ATGCAAGCCAAAACACTCTACGATAAGTTATGGGATGACCATCTGGTGCGAACTGAAGCCGATGGCACCTCACTGCTCTATATCGATCGCCATCTGGTGCACGAAGTGACCTCACCACAGGCGTTTGAGGGTTTGCGTCTAGCAGGACGGCGGCCTTGGCGTACCGAGTCGGTCTTAGCCGTACCCGATCACAATGTGCCGACGACAGATCGCTCCTTGGGGGTGAGTGATCCTATCGCCAAACTTCAGCTCGATACCCTAGAGCGCAACTGTCGTGAGTTTGGCATCACCCGCTTTGCGATGGAGGATATTCGCCAAGGGATTGTTCATGTCATCGGCCCTGAGCAGGGGGCGACACTCCCTGGGATGAGTGTGGTGTGTGGCGACTCTCATACCTCGACCCATGGCGCTTTTGGAGCGCTAGCGCACGGAATAGGGACCTCTGAGGTGGAGCATGTGTTGGCTACGCAGTGTCTGGTACAGCGCAAGATGAAAAATATGCGCATTCGGGTCGATGGGCCGGTGCCGGAGGGGGTGGGCGCTAAAGATATCGTGTTGGCCATTATTGGCGTCACTGGCACCGCCGGGGGGACCGGTTATGCGATTGAGTTTGCCGGTCGTGCGATTGAGGAGCTATCGATTGAGGGCCGAATGACCCTCTGTAACATGGCGATTGAGGCCGGTGCCCGCGCCGGCATGGTGGCGGTCGATGAGAAGAGTATCGACTACTTCCGTGATCGCCCCTATGCCCCCAAAGGGGCGCTATGGGATCGCGCCGTCACCGCTTGGCGGCAGCTCCACTCCGATGAGGGGGCTGTGTTTGATCGGGAGCTAGTTATCGATGCCACCGCCCTAAAACCGCAGCTCACTTGGGGAACCTCCCCCGAAATGGTGGTGGCCATCGACCAAACCGTGCCCGATCCGACCGCTGAGGCCGATAGCGTTCGAGCCGAGGGGATGCGGCGTGCATTAGCCTACATGGGGTTAACGGCAGGCACCCCTATGCGTGATATTGCCGTCGATAGAGTCTTTATCGGCTCCTGTACGAACTCCCGTATCGAAGATCTGCGCGAGGCCGCGGCAGTCGCTAAAGGTTATCAAGTCGCCGCATCGGTTAAGCAGGCGCTGGTGGTGCCCGGGTCGGGGTTGGTCAAACAGCAGGCGGAGGCGGAGGGGCTCGATAGAGTCTTTATTGAGGCCGGTTTTCAGTGGCGTGAGCCTGGCTGCTCTATGTGTCTGGCGATGAATGCCGATAGACTCGAACCTGGGGAGCGCTGCGCTTCGACCTCAAATCGTAATTTTGAGGGGCGACAGGGGCAGGGGGGACGCACCCATCTTGTGAGTCCGGCGATGGCCGCCGCCGCTGCTATTCGTGGCCACTTTATCGATTTTCGGGAGATAACTCATGGATAA
- the leuD gene encoding 3-isopropylmalate dehydratase small subunit: MDKFPHPFTGLVAPLDRSNVDTDAIIPKQFLKSIQRSGFGPNLFDEWRYLDHGEPGRESHSRPLNPDFVLNQPRYQGATVLLTRENFGCGSSREHAPWALLDYGFRVVIAPSFADIFFNNCFKNGILPLVLTPEQVTQLFWQCEAEVGYRLVVDLKAQQLIASAGVTFPFEIDPFRKQSLLEGLDDIGLTLQHREEIAAYEAKRQQQAPWLFG; encoded by the coding sequence ATGGATAAATTTCCACACCCCTTTACCGGCTTGGTCGCACCGTTAGATCGCAGTAATGTCGATACCGATGCGATTATTCCGAAGCAGTTTTTAAAGTCGATTCAGCGCAGCGGCTTTGGCCCTAATCTGTTTGATGAGTGGCGCTATCTCGACCACGGCGAGCCGGGGAGGGAGAGTCACTCGCGCCCGCTTAATCCCGACTTTGTTCTCAATCAGCCGCGCTACCAAGGGGCGACCGTGCTGCTGACGCGGGAGAACTTCGGCTGTGGTTCGTCACGCGAACACGCCCCATGGGCGCTATTAGATTACGGTTTTCGGGTGGTTATTGCCCCAAGCTTTGCCGATATCTTTTTTAACAACTGCTTTAAAAATGGTATCTTGCCGCTCGTGTTAACGCCAGAGCAGGTAACGCAGCTCTTTTGGCAGTGTGAGGCGGAGGTGGGGTATCGGCTGGTGGTCGATCTAAAGGCGCAGCAGCTAATCGCATCCGCTGGCGTTACCTTTCCCTTTGAGATCGATCCGTTTCGAAAACAGTCTCTGCTAGAGGGGCTAGACGATATCGGCTTAACGCTACAGCACCGAGAGGAGATCGCCGCCTATGAGGCAAAAAGGCAGCAGCAAGCACCGTGGCTATTTGGTTAA
- the leuB gene encoding 3-isopropylmalate dehydrogenase gives MSHKIAILPGDGIGQEIVAEAVKVLQVLQQEYGLNLETEEAPVGGTAYDIAGHPLPDSTLKLAQEADAVLLGAVGGYQWESLPIAVRPERGLLGLRAELGLFANLRPAILYPQLADASTLKNEIVSGLDIMIVRELTGGIYFGQPRGVRHLDSGERQGYNTLVYSEHEIRRIAKVAFEIAMKRNKKICSVDKANVLECTELWREVVSEEAKRYPDIELSHLYVDNAAMQLVRAPKQFDVMVTTNMFGDILSDCAAMLTGSIGMLPSASLDANSKGMYEPIHGSAPDIAGKNIANPLATILSVAMLVKYSLNRSDLCAKIEQATRQVLDSGKRTADIMAPGCEPISTTQMGEAVCEQLRQLAAH, from the coding sequence ATGAGTCATAAAATTGCCATCCTGCCCGGTGACGGTATCGGCCAGGAGATTGTCGCTGAAGCGGTCAAGGTGCTGCAGGTACTGCAGCAGGAGTATGGTCTTAACCTTGAGACCGAAGAGGCACCGGTCGGCGGTACCGCCTATGATATCGCCGGCCACCCCCTGCCCGACTCGACCCTAAAGCTAGCGCAAGAGGCCGATGCGGTACTCTTAGGTGCGGTAGGGGGGTATCAGTGGGAGTCGCTGCCAATCGCGGTGCGACCAGAGAGGGGATTACTCGGGCTGCGAGCAGAGCTAGGGCTGTTTGCCAATCTGCGTCCAGCGATTCTCTACCCGCAGTTAGCCGACGCCTCGACCCTCAAAAATGAGATAGTCTCTGGACTCGATATCATGATTGTGCGCGAACTAACGGGGGGGATCTACTTTGGTCAGCCACGGGGGGTGCGCCACCTCGATAGCGGTGAGAGGCAGGGCTACAACACGCTAGTCTATAGCGAACATGAGATTCGCCGTATCGCCAAAGTCGCCTTTGAGATTGCCATGAAGCGCAATAAAAAGATCTGCTCGGTCGATAAGGCCAATGTGTTGGAGTGTACCGAGCTATGGCGCGAAGTGGTGAGTGAGGAGGCGAAGCGTTATCCTGACATCGAACTTAGCCATCTCTATGTCGATAACGCCGCCATGCAGCTAGTGCGGGCACCAAAACAGTTCGATGTCATGGTCACTACCAATATGTTTGGCGATATTCTGTCAGATTGTGCCGCGATGCTCACCGGTTCGATTGGGATGCTCCCCTCAGCCTCACTCGATGCGAACAGCAAGGGGATGTATGAGCCGATTCACGGCTCAGCGCCCGATATCGCCGGCAAAAATATCGCTAATCCACTCGCGACCATCCTCTCGGTCGCTATGTTGGTTAAATATAGTCTCAATCGTAGCGATCTCTGCGCTAAAATTGAGCAGGCGACCCGACAGGTGCTCGATAGTGGCAAACGCACTGCCGATATTATGGCACCGGGGTGTGAGCCGATCTCGACGACCCAGATGGGCGAGGCGGTCTGTGAGCAGCTGCGGCAATTGGCCGCACATTAG
- the asd gene encoding aspartate-semialdehyde dehydrogenase translates to MKKVGLIGWRGMVGSVLMQRLQQEGDFASFEPIFFTTSQVGQAGPDIGQPVAPLKDANEISELQQMDAIVTCQGGDYTEKVYQPLRESGWSGYWIDAASTLRMRDEAIIILDPVNRAVIDRGMSEGVKSYIGGNCTVSLMLMAIGGLFEQDLIEWVTPMTYQAASGAGARNMRELISQMGAIHANVADKLNDPASAILDIDRQVAEFIRSDDYPLQQWPVPLAGSLIPWLDSQLPSGQSREEWKAEVETNKILGRSDRPVPIDGLCVRVGAMRSHSQALTIKLKQDVPLSEVEQLIAAHNDWVSVVPNDKELSMRQLTPAAVTGTLTVPVGRMRKLSMGPEYLSAFTVGDQLLWGAAEPLRRMLQIVVQGG, encoded by the coding sequence ATGAAAAAAGTGGGCCTCATTGGCTGGCGTGGCATGGTCGGTTCGGTGCTGATGCAGCGACTACAGCAGGAGGGTGATTTTGCCTCATTTGAGCCGATATTTTTTACCACTTCCCAGGTGGGTCAGGCCGGCCCCGACATTGGCCAACCTGTCGCCCCGCTAAAAGATGCCAATGAGATTAGCGAGCTACAGCAGATGGACGCTATCGTCACCTGCCAAGGGGGAGACTATACCGAAAAGGTCTATCAACCGCTACGAGAGAGCGGCTGGAGTGGCTACTGGATCGATGCCGCCTCGACACTGCGGATGAGAGATGAGGCGATTATCATCCTCGATCCAGTCAATCGAGCCGTGATTGATCGCGGTATGAGTGAGGGGGTTAAGAGCTATATTGGCGGTAACTGTACCGTTAGTCTCATGTTAATGGCCATTGGCGGCCTGTTTGAACAGGATCTCATTGAGTGGGTTACCCCGATGACCTATCAGGCCGCCTCTGGGGCGGGTGCTCGCAATATGCGCGAGTTGATTAGCCAGATGGGGGCGATTCACGCCAATGTGGCCGATAAACTCAACGATCCGGCCAGCGCCATTCTCGATATTGATCGCCAAGTCGCGGAGTTTATTCGCTCTGATGACTATCCGCTACAGCAGTGGCCGGTTCCTTTGGCCGGTTCGCTAATTCCGTGGCTCGACTCACAACTACCGAGTGGCCAGAGTCGTGAGGAGTGGAAGGCGGAGGTCGAGACCAATAAAATTTTGGGTCGTAGCGACAGGCCAGTGCCGATTGATGGGCTCTGTGTTCGGGTCGGCGCGATGCGTAGCCACTCTCAGGCGCTCACGATCAAGCTCAAGCAGGATGTGCCGTTAAGTGAGGTAGAGCAGTTAATCGCCGCCCATAACGATTGGGTGAGCGTGGTGCCGAACGATAAAGAGCTCTCCATGCGGCAGCTAACTCCCGCTGCGGTGACCGGTACGCTAACCGTGCCTGTCGGTAGGATGCGTAAACTGAGTATGGGGCCGGAGTACCTCTCCGCTTTTACCGTAGGGGATCAGTTACTATGGGGAGCGGCAGAGCCGCTGCGGCGGATGCTGCAGATTGTGGTGCAGGGGGGCTAG